A single region of the Alteriqipengyuania flavescens genome encodes:
- the tatB gene encoding Sec-independent protein translocase protein TatB produces MFNIGAEELLLIVVVAILVIGPKDMPLALRTAGRWIGKIRRVSGHFRAGLDSMIREAEMEEMEKKWKAQNEAIMKAHPGAAADVRKTAGEPTNLLPDENGEGPQMQPLAANPDPERDQAADAARERARPKPPSADEAAPRLPLGGEDEV; encoded by the coding sequence ATGTTCAATATCGGTGCGGAGGAACTGCTGCTGATCGTGGTGGTCGCGATCCTGGTGATCGGGCCCAAGGACATGCCGCTCGCCCTGCGCACCGCCGGGCGCTGGATCGGCAAGATCCGCCGCGTCTCCGGCCATTTCCGCGCCGGTCTCGATTCCATGATCCGCGAGGCGGAAATGGAAGAGATGGAAAAGAAGTGGAAGGCGCAGAACGAGGCGATCATGAAAGCCCATCCCGGCGCCGCTGCGGATGTGCGCAAGACGGCGGGGGAGCCGACCAACCTGCTGCCTGACGAAAACGGCGAAGGGCCGCAGATGCAACCGCTGGCCGCCAATCCCGATCCGGAGCGGGACCAGGCGGCCGATGCCGCCCGCGAGCGTGCCCGCCCCAAGCCGCCGTCCGCCGACGAGGCAGCCCCGCGCCTGCCGCTGGGCGGGGAGGACGAGGTGTAA
- the tatA gene encoding twin-arginine translocase TatA/TatE family subunit — translation MGSIGPLQLIIIAIVILVLFGRGKISEMMGDFGKGVKSFKDGMKEGEDTPSEGAQKAMQNRIEGPQHDAKPASEAAADPRPADKTEG, via the coding sequence ATGGGTAGCATCGGACCGCTGCAGCTTATCATCATCGCCATCGTCATCCTCGTCCTGTTCGGGCGCGGCAAGATTTCGGAGATGATGGGCGATTTCGGCAAGGGCGTGAAAAGCTTCAAGGACGGCATGAAGGAAGGCGAGGACACGCCCAGCGAAGGTGCGCAAAAGGCGATGCAAAACCGCATCGAAGGCCCGCAGCACGATGCCAAGCCCGCGTCCGAAGCTGCCGCCGACCCGCGGCCTGCCGACAAGACCGAAGGCTGA
- the scpB gene encoding SMC-Scp complex subunit ScpB → MSDLERSVEATLFASEEPMSAEAISTHLGGADVRDALRSLEAHYEGRGIRLVERGKRWQFQTAPDLAHLLRREREQVRRLSRAATEVLAIVAYHEPVTRADIESIRGVQTSGGTLDVLMEAGWVRVAGRREVPGRPVIYATTPEFLSHFGLKSRRELPGIDELKAAGLLDPVDDAFDALMGPDENPDRPSAEEEEEDSNEGEN, encoded by the coding sequence ATGTCCGATCTCGAACGCTCGGTCGAAGCGACGCTGTTCGCTTCCGAAGAGCCGATGAGCGCGGAGGCGATTTCCACCCATCTCGGCGGGGCAGACGTGCGCGATGCGCTACGCAGCCTGGAAGCGCATTACGAAGGGCGCGGGATCCGGCTGGTCGAACGGGGCAAGCGCTGGCAGTTCCAGACCGCGCCCGACCTTGCCCACCTGCTGCGGCGGGAGCGGGAGCAGGTTCGCCGCCTGAGCCGCGCGGCCACCGAGGTTTTGGCGATCGTCGCCTATCACGAGCCCGTGACCCGCGCCGATATCGAATCCATTCGCGGGGTGCAGACCTCCGGCGGCACGCTCGATGTGCTGATGGAAGCGGGCTGGGTGCGCGTTGCCGGACGGCGCGAGGTGCCGGGCCGCCCCGTGATCTATGCCACGACGCCGGAATTCCTCAGCCACTTCGGCCTCAAGAGCCGGCGCGAACTGCCCGGCATCGACGAGCTGAAGGCGGCCGGACTACTGGATCCGGTGGATGACGCGTTCGATGCGCTGATGGGGCCGGACGAGAACCCCGACCGGCCATCGGCGGAAGAAGAAGAAGAAGATTCCAACGAGGGCGAAAACTAG
- a CDS encoding segregation and condensation protein A — MNDGDLLFTAADEAQPQEDWDGIASSPGADEALYLELDGWEGPLDLLLDLARRQKVDLRQISILALVDQYLNYIERAEALRLELAADYLVMAAWLAYLKSAMLLPKEEQEDPSPEEMALRLQLRLQRLGAMREAAARLMGGDRIGRDVFLRGAPEGLRIDRKTAWRCEWYDIVQAYGQVKARTQPAIHMVRERPVMTLETALERVSSMLGLKLDWFEIRDFIPPGSEPRLRKSALASSFVAMLELARMGRAELRQETTFGPLHARRIQ, encoded by the coding sequence GTGAACGACGGCGATCTCCTCTTCACCGCTGCCGACGAGGCGCAGCCGCAGGAGGACTGGGACGGTATTGCTTCCTCCCCAGGCGCCGACGAGGCGCTGTATCTGGAGCTTGACGGGTGGGAAGGCCCGCTCGACCTGTTGCTCGACCTCGCGCGGCGGCAGAAGGTCGACTTGCGGCAGATCTCGATCCTCGCGCTGGTGGACCAGTACCTCAACTATATCGAGCGTGCCGAGGCGCTGCGGCTGGAGCTGGCGGCGGATTACCTCGTGATGGCAGCGTGGCTGGCCTATCTCAAGTCGGCCATGCTGCTCCCCAAAGAGGAGCAGGAGGACCCTTCGCCCGAAGAGATGGCGCTGCGCCTGCAACTGCGGCTCCAGCGGCTGGGCGCCATGCGCGAGGCGGCGGCGCGGCTGATGGGCGGCGACCGGATCGGGCGCGACGTTTTCCTGCGCGGCGCACCGGAGGGCCTGCGCATCGACCGCAAGACCGCGTGGCGCTGCGAATGGTACGACATCGTGCAGGCTTACGGGCAGGTGAAGGCGCGCACGCAGCCGGCGATCCACATGGTCCGCGAACGGCCGGTGATGACGCTGGAAACCGCGCTGGAGCGCGTATCCTCCATGCTCGGCCTCAAGCTCGACTGGTTCGAGATCAGGGACTTCATCCCGCCCGGCAGCGAGCCCCGGTTGCGCAAGTCGGCGCTCGCCAGCAGTTTCGTCGCCATGCTGGAACTGGCGCGCATGGGCCGCGCCGAATTGCGGCAGGAAACGACCTTCGGCCCGTTGCACGCACGGCGCATTCAGTGA
- the nagZ gene encoding beta-N-acetylhexosaminidase: MTPAIFGLSGTSLTDAERGFFREVDPAGYILFGRNIDTADQLRALTDDVRAIHGRDVLVSIDQEGGRVQRMKAPNWPPYPAGEKFDALYRLAPASAIEAARVNAEALGADLAEVGINCTYHPPLDVRRPGTHDVIGDRALGSEPMQVAALGRAILQGLERAGVVGCIKHMPGHGLTYVDTHKSMPTVTAGAEELETDIAPFRSLNDCPVGMTGHLLFTEWDADNPATLSETVIREIIRGRIGFDGLLLTDDIDMQALEGTVPERGARAIAAGCDIVLNCWAKMEDQQGLVDRLPALSDAGKARLDRALAATGSPARTADHAELLAKRDALLALTEAA, from the coding sequence ATGACACCGGCGATTTTCGGCCTTTCCGGCACTAGCCTGACCGACGCGGAACGCGGCTTTTTCCGCGAGGTCGATCCGGCGGGCTACATCCTGTTCGGTCGCAACATCGACACGGCGGACCAGCTTCGCGCTCTGACGGACGACGTGCGCGCAATCCACGGCCGCGACGTGCTGGTATCCATCGACCAGGAAGGCGGCCGCGTGCAGCGGATGAAAGCACCCAATTGGCCGCCCTATCCCGCCGGCGAGAAGTTCGACGCGCTCTACCGCCTCGCCCCTGCGAGCGCGATCGAGGCAGCCCGCGTAAACGCCGAAGCGCTGGGCGCGGACCTCGCGGAGGTCGGCATCAATTGCACCTACCACCCGCCGCTCGACGTGCGGCGGCCGGGGACCCACGACGTGATCGGCGACCGCGCGCTGGGGAGCGAGCCGATGCAGGTCGCCGCGCTCGGCCGCGCAATCCTGCAGGGGCTGGAGCGCGCAGGGGTGGTCGGCTGCATCAAGCATATGCCGGGGCACGGCCTGACCTATGTCGACACGCACAAGTCGATGCCCACGGTCACCGCCGGGGCGGAGGAACTGGAGACCGACATCGCGCCCTTCCGTTCCCTCAACGATTGCCCCGTCGGCATGACCGGCCACCTGCTGTTCACCGAATGGGATGCGGACAATCCGGCGACCCTGTCCGAAACGGTGATCCGCGAGATCATCCGCGGGCGGATCGGTTTCGACGGGCTGCTGCTGACGGACGATATCGACATGCAGGCGCTGGAGGGCACCGTGCCGGAACGCGGCGCGCGCGCCATCGCGGCGGGATGCGACATCGTGCTCAACTGCTGGGCGAAGATGGAGGACCAGCAGGGCCTCGTCGACCGACTGCCCGCACTGTCGGACGCCGGCAAGGCGCGGCTCGATCGGGCGCTGGCTGCCACAGGCTCGCCCGCCCGCACGGCCGATCATGCGGAATTGCTCGCCAAGCGGGACGCGCTGCTCGCGCTCACGGAGGCAGCGTGA
- a CDS encoding SPOR domain-containing protein — translation MTSWGDENEHEYDDAEREEERLEFADEDEHLPWLEGDEDEEAGTVDTGRIVGIAVIGLLVVAAVVGAIWALTRAGPDPEMIADGSTIESPEGPIKSRPEDAGGQLAAGTGDVAPQQGEGRETEGRIAASETARPSIDRRQPGEEEAPAAAASGVGVQVGAFSSRQNAETAWNALRSKTDALNGVSRSIVQVEVDNGTLYALRAMAGNAGEANALCGRLKNAGIDCQVKN, via the coding sequence ATGACGTCCTGGGGCGACGAGAACGAGCACGAATACGACGATGCGGAACGCGAGGAAGAACGCCTCGAATTCGCGGACGAGGACGAACATCTCCCCTGGCTAGAAGGTGACGAGGACGAGGAGGCCGGCACGGTCGATACGGGTCGGATCGTCGGGATTGCGGTCATCGGCTTGCTGGTGGTGGCCGCGGTCGTCGGCGCGATCTGGGCCCTGACCCGCGCCGGACCCGATCCGGAAATGATTGCCGACGGCAGCACCATCGAAAGCCCCGAAGGCCCGATCAAATCCCGTCCCGAAGATGCCGGCGGCCAGCTGGCGGCAGGCACCGGCGACGTCGCCCCGCAACAGGGCGAGGGTCGCGAAACCGAAGGCCGGATTGCCGCCAGCGAAACCGCGCGCCCCAGCATCGATCGCCGCCAGCCGGGCGAGGAGGAAGCTCCTGCCGCTGCGGCCAGCGGTGTCGGCGTGCAGGTGGGCGCCTTCTCCTCGCGCCAGAATGCCGAAACCGCGTGGAATGCGCTGCGCAGCAAGACCGACGCGCTGAACGGCGTCAGCCGCTCGATCGTGCAGGTGGAGGTCGACAACGGCACGCTATACGCACTTCGCGCGATGGCCGGCAATGCGGGCGAGGCGAATGCGCTGTGCGGCCGCCTGAAGAACGCCGGCATCGACTGCCAGGTCAAGAACTGA
- the argS gene encoding arginine--tRNA ligase, whose translation MTDTLTIHARLAARVDAALDALVDGGMLPTGLDRRNVSVEPPRDPSHGDLATNAAMVLAKPAGTNPRALAEAIADRLRAEDGVAGVEIAGPGFLNLRLDRSMWLGELAAIEALGDNYGRSAMGGGKRVNVEYVSANPTGPMHMGHCRGAVVGDALASLLEYAGHNVTREYYVNDAGGQVDVLARSAHLRYREALGEDVGTIPEGLYPGSYLQPVGMALAKEFGDRYADQPESEWLEIFRTASVAAMMEVIRQDLASLGIHHETFASEAELQAAGKPAEAEAKLREAGLVYDGILEAPKGKTLDDWEPVELPLFRSTQFGDDQDRPIRKSDGKWTYFGADLAYHMQKAESADALIDIWGADHSGTVKRIKAAVAALAQMEGREVPFDVKLVQMVQLLRDGEPVKMSKRSGNFVTLAEVVEEVGKDVVRFTMLTRKPEAQMDFDFAKVVEASKDNPVFYVQYAHARIHSTLRKGEEAGVRPDPAAIDRLGEDEIALVKQAAQFPRIVEQAAKAREAHRIAFFLGDLAAAFHAFWNAGNDDPEKRIIVAQDDALTAARLYLADQIGQVFRNGLAILGVQAVEEL comes from the coding sequence ATGACCGACACACTCACGATCCACGCCCGCCTCGCCGCCCGCGTCGATGCCGCGCTCGATGCGCTGGTCGATGGCGGCATGCTGCCCACAGGCCTCGACCGCCGTAACGTGAGCGTCGAACCGCCGCGCGATCCCTCCCACGGCGACCTTGCCACCAACGCCGCGATGGTCCTCGCCAAGCCTGCCGGGACGAACCCCCGCGCGCTGGCAGAGGCGATCGCCGACAGGCTGCGCGCCGAAGATGGCGTCGCCGGGGTCGAGATCGCCGGACCCGGCTTCCTCAACCTGCGGCTCGACCGGTCGATGTGGCTGGGCGAGCTGGCCGCGATAGAGGCGCTGGGCGACAATTATGGTCGCAGCGCGATGGGCGGGGGCAAGCGGGTGAACGTGGAATACGTCTCCGCCAACCCGACCGGGCCGATGCACATGGGCCATTGCCGCGGTGCGGTGGTCGGCGATGCGCTCGCCAGCCTGCTTGAATACGCAGGCCACAACGTCACGCGCGAATATTACGTCAATGATGCCGGCGGCCAGGTCGACGTGCTCGCCCGCTCCGCCCACCTGCGCTACCGCGAGGCACTGGGCGAGGATGTCGGGACGATCCCCGAAGGCCTTTATCCCGGCAGCTACCTGCAGCCGGTCGGCATGGCGCTGGCGAAGGAATTCGGCGATCGCTACGCCGACCAGCCGGAAAGCGAGTGGCTGGAGATTTTCCGCACCGCATCGGTCGCGGCCATGATGGAAGTGATCCGGCAGGACCTCGCCTCGCTCGGCATCCATCACGAAACCTTTGCGTCGGAAGCCGAATTGCAGGCCGCCGGAAAGCCGGCCGAGGCCGAGGCCAAGCTGCGCGAGGCAGGGCTGGTCTACGACGGTATCCTCGAAGCGCCCAAGGGCAAGACGCTCGACGACTGGGAGCCGGTGGAACTGCCCTTGTTCCGCAGCACGCAGTTCGGCGACGACCAGGACCGCCCGATCCGCAAGTCCGACGGCAAGTGGACCTATTTCGGCGCCGACCTCGCCTATCACATGCAGAAGGCGGAAAGCGCCGACGCGCTGATCGACATCTGGGGCGCGGACCATTCGGGCACGGTGAAGCGGATCAAGGCCGCCGTCGCCGCGCTGGCGCAGATGGAAGGGCGCGAGGTGCCTTTCGACGTCAAGCTGGTCCAGATGGTCCAGTTGCTGCGCGACGGCGAACCGGTGAAAATGTCCAAGCGTTCGGGCAATTTCGTCACGCTCGCCGAAGTGGTCGAAGAAGTCGGCAAGGACGTGGTTCGCTTCACCATGCTGACCCGCAAGCCCGAAGCGCAGATGGACTTCGACTTCGCCAAGGTGGTGGAAGCCTCGAAGGACAACCCGGTGTTCTACGTGCAATATGCGCATGCGCGGATCCATTCGACACTGCGCAAGGGGGAAGAGGCAGGCGTGCGGCCCGATCCCGCCGCGATCGACCGGCTGGGCGAAGACGAAATCGCGCTCGTGAAGCAGGCCGCGCAATTCCCGCGCATCGTGGAGCAGGCGGCCAAGGCGCGCGAGGCGCACCGCATCGCGTTCTTCCTCGGCGACCTCGCGGCGGCCTTCCATGCCTTCTGGAACGCGGGCAACGACGACCCCGAAAAGCGCATCATCGTGGCACAGGATGACGCCCTGACGGCAGCGAGGCTTTATCTCGCCGACCAAATCGGGCAGGTTTTCCGCAATGGCCTCGCCATTTTGGGGGTGCAGGCGGTCGAGGAGCTGTGA
- the ispH gene encoding 4-hydroxy-3-methylbut-2-enyl diphosphate reductase, with translation MNAPFPNPDTLQANPDARGKPALKVLIAAPRGFCAGVDRAIEIVERAIERYGAPVYVRHEIVHNRYVVDELKAMGAVFVEELDEVPDGVPVVFSAHGVPKAVPAKAEERGLDYLDATCPLVSKVHRQAERQMEKGRHIIFVGHAGHPEVIGTLGQVPEGTMTLVETVEDVAGLHFPAEEGLSFLTQTTLSVDDTAEIISALQTRFPNIVGPKAEDICYATSNRQAAVKAIAPSCDLMLVIGAPNSSNSLRLVEVAERCGTDAKLVQRGAEIDPSWLDGVGTLGLTAGASAPEKLVREVIDRLAEFRVVDEEKVRTAEEKMVFKLPRQLMA, from the coding sequence ATGAACGCCCCCTTTCCAAATCCCGACACACTGCAAGCGAACCCGGATGCGCGCGGCAAACCTGCGCTGAAAGTCCTGATCGCCGCCCCGCGCGGTTTCTGCGCCGGGGTGGACCGCGCCATCGAGATCGTCGAACGCGCGATCGAACGTTACGGCGCCCCGGTCTATGTCCGGCACGAGATCGTGCACAACCGCTATGTCGTCGACGAACTGAAGGCGATGGGCGCCGTCTTCGTGGAGGAACTGGACGAGGTGCCCGACGGCGTGCCCGTGGTCTTCAGCGCGCACGGCGTGCCCAAGGCGGTGCCGGCCAAGGCGGAAGAGCGCGGGCTCGACTATCTCGACGCCACCTGCCCGCTGGTCAGCAAGGTCCACCGCCAGGCCGAACGCCAGATGGAAAAGGGGCGCCACATCATCTTCGTCGGCCACGCCGGCCATCCAGAAGTCATCGGCACGCTGGGCCAGGTGCCCGAAGGTACGATGACGCTGGTCGAAACGGTCGAGGACGTCGCCGGGCTGCATTTCCCGGCCGAGGAGGGGCTTTCCTTCCTCACCCAGACGACCCTGTCGGTGGATGACACGGCGGAGATCATCAGCGCGCTGCAGACGCGCTTCCCGAACATCGTCGGCCCGAAGGCGGAGGACATCTGCTACGCGACTTCCAACCGGCAGGCTGCGGTCAAGGCCATCGCGCCCTCGTGCGACCTGATGCTGGTGATCGGTGCGCCCAACTCCTCCAACTCGCTGCGGCTGGTCGAAGTGGCCGAACGCTGCGGCACGGATGCGAAGCTGGTCCAGCGCGGGGCGGAGATCGATCCTTCGTGGCTCGACGGGGTCGGCACGCTCGGCCTCACCGCCGGGGCCTCCGCGCCGGAAAAGCTGGTCCGCGAAGTGATCGACCGGCTGGCGGAGTTCCGTGTCGTCGACGAGGAAAAGGTCCGTACGGCGGAAGAAAAGATGGTCTTCAAGCTGCCCCGCCAGCTGATGGCCTGA
- the thrB gene encoding homoserine kinase, with product MAVYTQLSAGEIAAFLASYDVGELQSVKGIAEGVSNSNWLVETTEARFILTRYEHRTDPADLPYFLGLMDHLSARGCPVPRTIHDAAGESISELAGRPAALIEFLPGLSIDDPNEAQARSVGAALAGIHSGAQGFAGERANSLGPEQVAAMFDAMGEDALGQIDPALPAFVAGERAFVATQSFAELPRGTIHADLFPDNVLMRGTEVGGLIDFYFACTDHLALDLATTHAAWAFDPDGEFRPAIAAALVQGYEGARPIPGPERLALPALARQACLRFVATRAQDWLAHDGSVLAPRKDPMDFVRRGQAYARLGTAAFGVS from the coding sequence ATGGCGGTCTACACCCAGCTTTCGGCGGGAGAGATCGCGGCTTTCCTGGCCAGCTACGACGTCGGCGAGCTGCAATCGGTGAAGGGCATCGCGGAAGGCGTTTCCAACAGCAACTGGCTGGTGGAAACCACCGAAGCGCGCTTCATCCTCACCCGCTACGAACATCGCACGGACCCGGCGGACCTGCCCTATTTCCTCGGCCTGATGGACCACCTGTCGGCCCGCGGCTGCCCGGTGCCGCGCACGATCCACGATGCGGCGGGCGAATCGATTTCAGAGCTTGCCGGGCGCCCGGCGGCCTTGATCGAATTCCTGCCCGGCCTGTCCATCGACGATCCGAACGAGGCGCAGGCCCGCAGCGTCGGCGCGGCGCTGGCGGGCATCCATTCCGGCGCACAAGGCTTTGCCGGGGAGCGCGCCAATTCGCTCGGCCCGGAGCAGGTGGCCGCGATGTTCGATGCTATGGGCGAGGATGCGCTCGGGCAGATCGATCCCGCCCTGCCCGCCTTCGTTGCCGGCGAGCGCGCTTTCGTCGCCACGCAGTCTTTCGCGGAGCTGCCGCGCGGCACCATCCACGCCGACCTGTTTCCCGACAATGTGCTGATGCGCGGAACCGAAGTCGGCGGCCTGATCGATTTCTACTTCGCCTGCACCGATCACCTCGCGCTTGACCTTGCCACCACTCACGCCGCCTGGGCGTTCGACCCGGACGGCGAATTCCGGCCCGCAATCGCGGCGGCGCTGGTGCAGGGGTACGAAGGGGCGCGGCCCATCCCTGGCCCCGAACGGCTCGCCCTGCCCGCCCTTGCGCGGCAGGCCTGCCTGCGCTTCGTCGCCACCCGTGCGCAGGACTGGCTGGCGCATGACGGATCGGTCCTCGCCCCGCGCAAGGACCCGATGGATTTCGTCCGCCGCGGGCAGGCCTACGCAAGGCTCGGCACGGCGGCATTCGGAGTTTCGTAG
- the rnhA gene encoding ribonuclease HI: protein MKQVELFTDGACKGNPGPGGWGALLRLGRHEKELAGAEAETTNNRMEMTAAIEGLRALTEPCGVALYTDSRYLIDGMTKWIGGWQKRGWVNASKKPVRNADLWHELIELAERHDVAWNWVKGHSGHPENERVDRLASDAADEIARAGRR, encoded by the coding sequence GTGAAGCAGGTCGAATTGTTCACCGATGGCGCGTGCAAGGGCAATCCCGGCCCCGGCGGCTGGGGCGCACTGCTGCGCCTTGGCCGCCACGAAAAGGAACTGGCGGGCGCGGAAGCGGAGACGACCAACAATCGCATGGAAATGACCGCCGCGATCGAGGGGCTGCGCGCGCTGACCGAACCGTGCGGCGTGGCTCTCTATACCGACAGCAGGTACCTGATCGACGGCATGACCAAGTGGATCGGCGGCTGGCAGAAGCGCGGCTGGGTCAACGCCAGCAAGAAACCGGTGCGCAATGCCGACCTGTGGCACGAACTGATCGAACTGGCCGAGCGGCACGACGTCGCGTGGAACTGGGTGAAGGGCCATTCGGGCCACCCGGAAAACGAGCGGGTTGACCGGCTGGCAAGCGACGCCGCAGACGAGATCGCCCGCGCCGGCCGGCGGTAG
- a CDS encoding YegP family protein yields MAHHFKIKKNKAGEFVAYFMYNSEPIFWTEGYASKTGAKNAIESIKKNGPGAETMDDI; encoded by the coding sequence ATGGCGCATCATTTCAAGATCAAGAAGAACAAGGCCGGCGAGTTCGTGGCCTACTTCATGTACAATTCCGAGCCGATCTTCTGGACCGAGGGTTACGCGTCAAAGACCGGCGCGAAGAACGCCATCGAGTCGATCAAGAAGAACGGTCCGGGCGCCGAGACGATGGACGACATCTGA
- a CDS encoding NAD(P)/FAD-dependent oxidoreductase: MRFDIAIVGAGMAGASLAAECARTARTGGAKLSIALLEAEDTPGYHATGRSAAFWEECYGGPEIVPLTLASGSYLREGGFLGRRGALYLAREGDEGALDRFEERFADTGATFSRIDRAALENRVPGLRAEWDRAIDQPDCADIDVGGLHAHYLGAARKGGVTLLTRLRVVAANRSADCWRLDLAGGDTLSAGTLVNAAGAWADTLAQIAGARPLGIAPLRRTVVQLQTDPAPPADMPLCLGINGDFYFKPENGRLWLSPHDETPSAPCDAAPEEMDVALAIDRLEAVTTWKPLRVERKWAGLRSFAPDRLPVYGFDPRVGGFFWFAGQGGYGIQTAPAAARLGAQLLLGKPRDTMTERLDAILYAPSRFAP; this comes from the coding sequence CTGCGCTTCGACATCGCCATCGTCGGTGCGGGCATGGCGGGGGCCAGCCTCGCCGCCGAATGCGCGCGTACGGCCCGTACGGGCGGTGCCAAGCTCTCCATCGCGCTGCTCGAGGCGGAGGATACGCCCGGCTACCACGCCACGGGCCGCAGCGCGGCTTTCTGGGAAGAATGCTACGGCGGGCCGGAGATTGTGCCGCTCACGCTCGCCTCAGGGTCCTACCTGCGCGAAGGCGGTTTCCTCGGCCGCCGCGGCGCGCTCTATCTTGCGCGCGAAGGGGACGAAGGGGCGCTCGACCGCTTCGAAGAGCGGTTCGCGGACACCGGCGCGACCTTCTCCCGCATCGACCGGGCGGCGCTCGAAAACCGCGTTCCCGGCCTCAGGGCCGAATGGGACCGCGCCATCGACCAGCCGGACTGTGCCGATATCGATGTCGGCGGGCTCCACGCGCATTATCTCGGCGCGGCGCGCAAGGGCGGGGTGACGCTGCTGACCCGGTTGCGGGTCGTCGCGGCGAACAGGAGCGCCGACTGCTGGAGGCTCGACCTCGCCGGCGGCGACACGCTGTCCGCAGGGACGCTCGTGAACGCGGCAGGCGCCTGGGCCGATACGCTGGCGCAAATCGCCGGCGCGCGCCCGCTCGGCATCGCCCCGCTGCGCCGCACGGTCGTGCAGCTGCAGACCGATCCCGCGCCGCCCGCCGACATGCCGCTATGCCTCGGCATCAATGGCGACTTCTACTTCAAGCCGGAGAATGGCCGCTTGTGGCTGAGCCCGCATGACGAAACGCCGTCCGCCCCCTGCGATGCCGCGCCGGAGGAAATGGACGTGGCGCTCGCCATAGACCGGCTGGAGGCGGTGACCACGTGGAAGCCGCTGCGGGTGGAGCGCAAATGGGCCGGCCTGCGCAGCTTTGCGCCCGACCGCCTGCCGGTCTACGGCTTCGACCCACGAGTTGGCGGGTTCTTCTGGTTCGCGGGGCAGGGCGGTTACGGCATCCAGACCGCGCCGGCCGCCGCGCGGCTGGGCGCGCAGCTGCTGCTCGGAAAGCCGCGCGATACGATGACGGAAAGGCTGGACGCGATCCTGTACGCACCGTCGCGCTTCGCGCCCTAG